From Camelina sativa cultivar DH55 chromosome 20, Cs, whole genome shotgun sequence, the proteins below share one genomic window:
- the LOC104768662 gene encoding uncharacterized protein LOC104768662: MSMSSNYLDATLKETFRRSPFKFANTKVPHAGLGDSSISPIKEVPEEEVLNDPVNIQIPFIESALSASRLRGRNTNVYYEYIQLSQGISQGRVEVVKDFLNGHPDAVDEWINLYETPLLKACACGKPEIVKELLRRMTPEQMLPKMSQNASYHTPLTVVAVSGNMEIAEALVAKNPKLLEIPGINGQIPVVVAVENTQMEMARYLYTRTPVQVLLEDDGYHASLLFLNAIFYKMLDIALDLFNMSRRLAVTKHLQIESIPIIVLASKPDLFPGGCYLGPLTRFIYSWIQVKLPTLPEPSRSNKDHQNTLMRKLLKVLSKWTGIDEVYRLKVMHLQAKKLLRGISEETLALGLKERSETVDEALLFAVRYGNVDFLVEMIKNNSELLWSTRTSSSSTLFLLAVEFRQEKVFSLLYGLDDRKYLLLADKDCDGNGVLHLAGFPSPPSKLSTVVGAPLQMQRELQWFKEVERIAPEIEKERVNTEEQTPIEIFTKEHQSLREEAEKWMKDTAMSCSLVAALIVTVTFAAVFTVPGGTDENTKGKPFHLHDRHFITFVVSDLISCFASCTSVLIFLGILTARYSFDDFLVSLPTKMIAGLSILFVSIAAMLMAFSSALFTMMDKEKWIVAPTILLACSPALLFVLLQYPLLKEMIFSTYGKGIFDRNMKCWA; encoded by the exons atgtcaATGAGTTCTAATTACTTAGATGCAACTTTGAAGGAAACATTTCGGAGGAGCCCTTTCAAATTCGCTAATACAAAGGTTCCTCATGCTGGCCTAGGCGACAGTAGTATCTCCCCTATAAAAGAAGTTCCTGAAGAAGAAGTTCTAAATGATCCCGTCAATATCCAGATTCCGTTCATCGAATCAGCTCTCTCCGCATCTCGGCTTCGCG GAAGGAATACGAACGTATATTATGAGTATATACAATTAAGTCAAGGAATAAGCCAAGGTCGTGTAGAAGTGGTGAAGGACTTCTTGAACGGTCATCCGGACGCAGTGGACGAATGGATAAACCTTTACGAGACACCATTGTTAAAGGCTTGCGCCTGTGGGAAACCCGAGATTGTTAAAGAGCTTTTGCGTCGTATGACACCTGAACAGATGCTTCCCAAGATGAGCCAAAACGCTTCGTACCACACGCCTCTCACTGTCGTTGCGGTTAGTGGAAACATGGAGATTGCTGAAGCTTTAGTTGCTAAGAACCCTAAGCTGCTAGAGATTCCTGGAATCAATGGGCAGATTCCAGTTGTGGTGGCGGTTGAGAACACGCAGATGGAGATGGCTCGCTATCTTTACACCAGAACTCCGGTTCAAGTTTTACTTGAAGATGATGGATATCACGCTTCCTTGCTCTTTCTTAATGCAATCTTCTATAAAATGCTCG ACATCGCGTTGGATCTGTTCAACATGAGCAGACGCTTAGCCGTCACAAAACACTTGCAAATCGAGTCGATCCCCATCATTGTCTTGGCTTCAAAGCCAGATCTTTTTCCCGGTGGCTGCTATCTCGGACCATTGACACGTTTCATCTACTCTT GGATACAAGTAAAGCTGCCAACTCTTCCAGAGCCTTCTCGTTCAAACAAAGATCATCAGA ATACTCTGATGAGGAAACTGCTCAAAGTCCTCTCCAAATGGACCG GAATAGATGAAGTGTACCGACTTAAGGTCATGCATCTACAAGCCAAGAAGCTTCTACGGGGAATATCCGAAGAAACATTGGCCTTGGGATTGAAGGAACGTTCCGAGACAGTGGATGAGGCTTTACTCTTTGCAGTAAGGTATGGGAATGTGGATTTCTTGGTGGAGATGATAAAGAACAACTCTGAGCTTCTATGGTCCACGAGAACAAGCTCAAGCAGTACTCTGTTTCTCTTGGCCGTCGAGTTCAGACAAGAGAAGGTGTTTAGTCTCCTTTACGGTCTGGACGACAGGAAGTACTTGTTGCTCGCCGACAAGGACTGTGACGGCAATGGTGTGCTTCATCTCGCCGGctttccttctcctccttccaAGCTCTCTACTGTCGTTGGCGCACCTTTGCAGATGCAACGCGAGTTACAATGGTTCAAG GAAGTGGAGAGAATCGCACCGGAGATCGAGAAGGAGAGAGTAAACACAGAAGAGCAAACACCGATCGAAATATTCACAAAGGAGCATCAGTCACTGCGAGAAGAAGCCGAGAAATGGATGAAAGATACGGCTATGTCTTGCAGCTTAGTCGCGGCTCTCATCGTAACGGTCACCTTCGCGGCGGTCTTCACCGTCCCTGGTGGCACTGACGAAAATACAAAAGGTAAACCCTTCCACCTACATGACCGGCATTTCATTACCTTCGTGGTCTCCGATTTGATCTCCTGCTTCGCCTCTTGCACCTCCGTCCTCATCTTCCTCGGGATACTCACCGCAAGATACTCCTTCGACGATTTCTTGGTCTCGCTTCCGACAAAGATGATTGCCGGACTTTCGATACTGTTCGTCTCTATCGCAGCGATGCTTATGGCGTTCTCGTCGGCGCTATTCACGATGATGGATAAAGAGAAATGGATCGTTGCTCCGACGATCCTTTTGGCTTGTTCACCGGCGCTACTGTTTGTTCTGCTTCAGTATCCTCTCCTCAAGGAGATGATTTTCTCGACCTACGGCAAAGGAATCTTCGACAGAAACATGAAATGTTGGGCCTAA
- the LOC104768665 gene encoding probable aspartyl aminopeptidase — protein MAATVARLPLTHSLPSKFNPSFVLPSSLSFPTYIHRSPFLRSFSSVSPILCSSQSDSRSFGSDSNGSIVGDLLDYLNESWTQFHATAEAKRQLLDAGFDLLSENEDWKLKPGGRYFFTRNMSCLVAFAVGKEYVSGNGFHAIAAHTDSPCLKLKPKSASSKSGYLMVNVQTYGGGLWHTWFDRDLSVAGRAIVRASDGSFVHRLVKVKRPLLRVPTLAIHLDRTVNSEGFKPNLETQLVPLLATKPDESSAELKEKNVSSSSKDAHHPLLMQILSDDLDCKVEDIVSLELNICDTQPSCLGGANNEFIFSGRLDNLASSFCALRALIDSCESSESLSTEHDIRMIALFDNEEVGSDSCQGAGAPTMFQAMRRIVSSLGNNQATECTFDRAIRKSFLVSADMAHGVHPNFADKHEENHRPQLHKGLVIKHNANQRYATSGITSFLFKEVAKLHDLPIQEFVVRNDMGCGSTIGPILASGVGIRTVDCGIPQLSMHSVREICGTDDIDIAYRHFKAFYQSFSSVDRKLVVDD, from the exons ATGGCGGCCACCGTAGCTCGTCTTCCACTAACCCATTCACTTCCCTCCAAATTCAATCCTTCTTTTGTCTTgccttcatctctctcttttcctaCTTATATCCATCGCTCTCCCTTTCTTCGCTCCTTCTCCTCCGTCTCTCCAATCCTCTGCTCTTCCCAAAGTGATTCGAGATCGTTTGGGAGTGATTCTAATGGTTCTATTGTCGGGGATCTTCTGGATTATCTCAATGAGTCCTGGACGCAGTTTCACGCCACTG CTGAGGCAAAGAGACAGCTTTTGGATGCTGGGTTTGATCTTCTCAGTGAAAACGAGGATTGGAAGCTGAAACCTGGTGGCCGTTACTTCTTTACACGAAACATGTCCTGTTTGGTTGCTTTTGCTGTCGGGAAAGA GTATGTTTCTGGTAATGGTTTTCATGCCATAGCTGCTCACACCGATAGCCCGTGTCTTAAACTTAAGCCGAAGTCTGCTTCATCCAAGTCTGGTTATCTGATGGTGAATGTTCAGACTTATGGAGGTGGTTTGTGGCACACATGGTTTGATCGAGACTTGAGTGTTGCCGGGAGAGCAATTGTGAGAGCTAGTGATGGCTCGTTTGTTCACAGGCTTGTTAAAGTGAAAAGGCCATTACTTAGAGTGCCTACTTTGGCCATTCATCTTGATCG CACAGTGAATAGTGAAGgatttaaaccaaatttggaGACCCAGCTTGTTCCACTACTGGCAACGAAACCAGATGAATCCTCAGCTgagttgaaggaaaaaaatgtatcttcttcctccaaagaTGCGCATCATCCATTACTCATGCAG ATTTTGTCAGATGACCTGGATTGTAAGGTTGAGGATATAGTGAGTCTTGAGTTAAATATCTGTGACACCCAACCTAGCTGCCTGGGAGGAGCAAACAATGAATTCATATTCTCCGGAAGACTAGATAATCTTGCATCAAGTTTCTGTGCTTTGAGAGCTCTCATTGATTCATGTGAATCATCTGAAAGCCTTTCCACTGAACATGATATCCGGATGATAGCTTTATTTGACAACGAGGAG GTAGGTTCAGATTCATGTCAAGGTGCAGGGGCGCCCACTATGTTTCAAGCAATGAGACGGATTGTGAGTTCCTTAGGCAATAATCAGGCCACTGAGTGTACATTTGACCGTGCTATCCGGAAATCTTTTCTTG TGTCTGCAGACATGGCGCATGGAGTGCACCCCAACTTTGCAGACAAACATGAAGAGAACCACCGTCCTCAACTACACAAGGGTCTGGTTATCAAACATAACGCAAATCAACGCTATGCAACCAGTGGAatcacttcttttcttttcaaagaagTAGCAAAACTCCATGATCTTCCAATTCAG GAGTTTGTGGTGAGAAATGATATGGGATGTGGCTCAACAATAGGGCCTATATTGGCTTCAGGAGTTGGGATTCGAACCGTTGATTGTGGCATACCTCAGCTTTCTATGCATAG TGTGAGAGAAATTTGTGGAACAGACGATATAGACATTGCGTACAGACATTTCAAGGCGTTTTATCAATCTTTCTCAAGCGTAGACAGGAAGCTCGTTGTTGATGATTAA
- the LOC104768666 gene encoding probable disease resistance protein At5g04720 has protein sequence MAELLGGEVVTELVKQLFAVSDKAFRCRSIAKSLATMIQDVQPTITEILYSGVEVSEHRQVQLRMFSETLVKCKKLTDKVLKCHRWNMVRQIYHVKKMEDLQKKISRFIQGLPLHILADVHHLRADAEVRLDRIDRNCDSLHEKLGSMKIRGSESMREVFKMADATVVTDDDDGGFQNLGAGLELGKRKVKELLFRSSDEARLVGISGMSGSGKTTLAREIERDEEIRGHFGNMVLFLIVSQSPNVEELRSLIWGFLTGYDAGSGVAHPESTGQTRKLVILDDVWTRESLDQLMFNIPGTSTLVVSRSKLAGTRATYDVELLNKDEALSLFCLSAFNQKSVPPGFSKSLVQQVVGECKGLPLSLKVVGASLKNQSEKYWEGAVTRLSKGEPADETHESRVFAQIEASLENLDLKTRDCFLELGAFPEDKKIPLDVLINVLVELHDLEDTSAFAVVVDLANRNLLTLVKDPRFGAMYTSYYDIFVTQHDVLRDVALRLSNRGIVNRRERLLMPKRESGLPREWERSNDEPYNARVVSIHTEEMTEMDWFDMELPKAEVLILNFSSEKYVLPPFIARMGRLRALVIINNGMSSARLHDFSIFTNMANLRSLWLERVHVPELFSSTVPLKNLHKLSLILCKLNNSFVQTQVDIAQIFPKLSDLTIDHCGDLVELPSTICGITSLNSISITNCPRIKELPKHLSKLKALQLLRLYACPELKSLPVEICELPRLKYVDISQCVSLYSLPEEIGKVRTLEKIDMRDCSLLSIPSSAVSLSSLRHVICDSDALSMWEEVEKAVPGLRVEAAEKSFSLDWLDE, from the exons ATGGCGGAACTTCTCGGTGGCGAAGTTGTAACAGAGCTCGTGAAGCAGCTCTTCGCTGTATCTGACAAAGCCTTCAGGTGTAGAAGCATCGCTAAAAGCCTCGCAACCATGATCCAAGACGTTCAACCAACCATAACGGAGATCCTCTACAGCGGCGTGGAGGTCAGTGAGCATCGTCAGGTTCAGTTGCGTATGTTCTCGGAGACTTTAGTCAAGTGCAAGAAGCTAACCGATAAGGTTCTTAAATGTCACCGTTGGAACATGGTGAGACAGATTTACCATGTCAAGAAGATGGAGGATCTCCAGAAGAAGATCTCCAGATTCATCCAGGGCTTGCCTCTTCATATTCTCGCTGACGTTCATCACCTTCGTGCCGATGCTGAGGTGCGTTTGGATCGTATTGATAGGAATTGCGATAGCTTGCATGAGAAGCTTGGTTCTATGAAGATCAGGGGAAGTGAATCTATGCGTGAGGTGTTTAAGATGGCCGACGCTACGGTGgtgactgatgatgatgatggtggtttCCAAAATTTGGGAGCAGGGTTGGAATTGGGAAAGAGGAAGGTGAAGGAGTTGTTGTTTAGATCTAGTGATGAAGCACGACTTGTTGGCATCTCAGGGATGAGTGGTTCTGGGAAAACCACTCTTGCTAGAGAGATTGAGCGGGACGAGGAGATTCGAG GCCACTTTGGGAACATGGTTTTGTTTCTGATTGTATCACAATCTCCAAATGTTGAGGAGCTGAGATCGCTTATTTGGGGATTTTTGACTGGCTATGATGCTGGCTCTGGTGTTGCTCATCCGGAATCGACTGGTCAAACAAGGAAGTTAGTGATCCTTGATGATGTTTGGACAAGGGAATCTCTGGACCAGCTGATGTTTAATATTCCTGGAACTTCAACTCTTGTGGTCTCAAGGTCTAAACTCGCGGGTACTAGAGCCACCTATGATGTAGAGTTACTAAATAAAGATGAAGCATTGTCTCTGTTCTGTCTATCTGCTTTCAACCAGAAATCAGTCCCTCCAGGATTCAGCAAAAGTTTGGTCCAGCAG GTTGTTGGGGAGTGTAAAGGTCTACCTTTGTCTCTGAAAGTTGTTGGTGCTTCATTGAAAAACCAATCTGAAAAATATTGGGAAGGTGCAGTGACGAGGTTATCTAAGGGTGAACCTGCTGATGAAACTCATGAGAGTAGAGTGTTTGCTCAAATAGAAGCAAGTCTAGAAAATCTCGACCTTAAAACCAGAGACTGTTTCTTGGAACTCGGTGCTTTCCCTGAAGACAAGAAGATCCCTCTTGATGTTCTCATAAACGTGTTGGTCGAGTTGCATGATCTCGAGGACACAAgtgcttttgctgttgttgttgatttagCAAACAGGAATCTTCTTACTCTCGTGAAAGATCCAAG GTTTGGCGCTATGTACACCAGCTACTATGACATATTTGTCACGCAGCACGATGTGCTAAGAGATGTAGCACTTCGTCTAAGCAATCGTGGGATAGTGAATAGACGAGAGCGGTTACTGATGCCAAAAAGAGAGTCAGGGCTTCCCAGAGAATGGGAGAGGAGCAATGATGAGCCCTACAATGCCCGGGTAGTTTCCATTCACACAG AAGAAATGACTGAGATGGATTGGTTTGACATGGAACTCCCTAAGGCTGAAGTGTTGATATTAAACTTTTCCTCTGAAAAGTATGTATTGCCTCCTTTCATTGCTAGGATGGGCAGGCTTAGGGCGCTCGTGATTATCAACAACGGTATGTCTTCTGCGCGTCTACATGACTTCTCCATCTTTACCAATATGGCCAATCTAAGGAGTCTTTGGCTTGAGAGGGTTCATGTCCCTGAACTCTTTAGCAGTACGGTTCCCTTGAAAAACCTCCACAAGCTGTCTCTCATCCTGTGCAAGCTCAACAATAGTTTTGTTCAGACTCAAGTAGACATTGCCCAAATCTTCCCAAAACTGTCTGATCTCACAATAGATCATTGTGGTGATCTTGTAGAACTACCTTCCACCATCTGTGGAATCACTTCACTCAACTCCATCAGCATAACAAATTGTCCCCGCATCAAGGAGTTGCCAAAGCACCTTAGTAAGCTAAAAGCCCTCCAACTTCTGAGGCTATATGCTTGCCCGGAGCTGAAATCTCTGCCAGTAGAAATCTGTGAGCTGCCAAGACTTAAGTACGTTGACATCTCTCAATGTGTCAGCCTATATTCTCTTCCGGAAGAGATAGGGAAGGTAAGGACACTTGAGAAGATTGACATGAGAGACTGCAGCTTATTGAGCATACCGAGCTCTGCTGTTTCACTGAGTTCTCTACGCCATGTTATATGCGATAGCGATGCTTTGTCGATGTGGGAAGAGGTCGAGAAGGCGGTTCCAGGACTTCGTGTTGAAGCCGCTGAAAAGTCTTTCAGCCTGGATTGGCTCGACGAGTAA
- the LOC104768668 gene encoding ACT domain-containing protein ACR12, which translates to MAFSSSIVFSVTHSSSSLASRPSSVISKQIPFPAQIASPDLSSALFDDRRKFVGGVMSLLTKSIRNRVYASINSIDATTPSYPKSEDDDDVVPMPMVMIDQDADPEATIVQLSFGNRLGALIDTMRSLKDLGLDVVKGTVSTEGSVKQTKFSITKLDTGRKVEDPDLLEQIRLTIINNLLKYHPECSEQLAMGETFGIKAPEKKIDVDIATHIHVKEDGPKRSLLVIETADRPGLVVEMIKVMADINIDVESAEIDTEGLVAKDKFHVSYQGQALNRSLSQVLVNCLRYFLRRPETDIDSY; encoded by the exons ATGGCGTTCTCGAGTTCTATCGTCTTCTCTGTAActcattcatcttcttcgttaGCTTCGCGTCCTTCTTCTGTGATCAGCAAGCAGATTCCGTTTCCCGCTCAAATTGCTTCTCCAGATCTATCATCTGCTTTGTTCGATGATCGTCGCAAGTTCGTCGGAGGTGTAATGTCTCTCTTGACAAAGAG TATAAGAAACCGTGTATATGCGTCGATTAACAGCATTGATGCCACTACTCCATCTTATCCG AAATCAGAAGATGATGACGATGTCGTTCCAATGCCAATGGTTATGATAGACCAGGATGCTGACCCTGAAGCTACCATTGTACAACTCAGTTTTGGAAATCGTCTTGGGGCTCTCATTGACACT ATGAGGTCGCTGAAAGACTTGGGATTGGATGTTGTCAAAGGAACTGTCTCAACTGAAGGATCTGTTAAGCAGACCAAATTTTCTATAACAAAACT AGACACTGGTCGGAAAGTGGAAGATCCTGACTTGTTGGAACAAATCCGATTAACGATCATCAACAATCTCTTGAAATACCATCCG gaatGTAGTGAGCAACTTGCTATGGGTGAGACCTTTGGAATAAAGGCTCCAGAAAAGAAG ATTGATGTCGATATTGCGACACACATTCATGTGAAAGAAGACGGACCAAAGAGGAG CCTGCTTGTTATAGAGACAGCAGACAGGCCAGGTCTTGTAGTAGAGATGATCAAAGTAATGGCTGATATCAACATAGACGTGGAATCCGCAGAGATAGACACAGAA GGATTGGTTGCGAAGGACAAGTTTCACGTTAGCTACCAAGGGCAAGCACTGAACAGATCTTTGTCACag GTTTTGGTGAACTGTCTGCGTTACTTCCTGAGAAGGCCTGAAACTGACATTGACAGCTATTAA
- the LOC109131106 gene encoding uncharacterized protein LOC109131106, translating into MSAARSAITKLRLARSLGESQIGGSRSVESTRGTAIRCFSDDTGRVLSEEERAKESMYIQKMEKEIQERKKKLEQQKSANEKGSADKKPEGSKP; encoded by the exons ATGTCGGCGGCTCGCTCTGCGATCACAAAGCTTAGGTTGGCTCGATCCTTGGGGGAGAGTCAGATTGGAGGATCGCGCTCGGTGGAATCGACTCGAGGAACAGCGATTCGTTGCTTCAGCGACGACACAGGTCGTGTGCTCAGCGAAGAGGAACGCGCGAAAGAGAGCATGTACATccag AAAATGGAGAAGGAGatacaggagaggaagaaaaaactCGAGCAACAGAAGTCAGCTAATGAGAAAGGAAGTGCAGACAAG AAACCTGAGGGAAGCAAGCCATGA